The following are encoded together in the Bradyrhizobium algeriense genome:
- a CDS encoding ABC transporter substrate-binding protein yields MNPAFLPRALTVGLLALAAAEMPARAETLDKVSFGTNWVAEAEHGGFFQAVADGTYKKYGLDVTIVPGGPNTNNRILLTAGKIDFFMTANTLQSFDAVTNNVPVVAVAAIFQKDPQVFLTHPETKFTKLEDLKPLTLFVSKEGVASYFQWLKSEYGFSESKVKPYTFNSQPFIVNKQSAMQGYVTSEPYAVEKAAGFKPGVILLADHGFNAYSTLIETRREIVDKKPDLVQRFVDASAIGWYNYLYGDNSAGNAMIKKMNPEMTDELLGYSVTKMKEYGIVDSGDTLRDGIGAMTDARVANFFDKMVRAGVVRRDIDYRQAYTLRFVNKGVGVDLRPKN; encoded by the coding sequence ATGAACCCTGCCTTTTTGCCGCGAGCGTTAACCGTAGGCCTTCTGGCGCTGGCTGCGGCAGAGATGCCTGCGCGCGCGGAAACCCTCGACAAGGTGTCATTCGGAACCAACTGGGTGGCGGAGGCTGAGCATGGTGGCTTCTTCCAGGCGGTTGCCGACGGCACCTACAAGAAATACGGCCTCGACGTCACCATCGTGCCGGGCGGTCCCAACACCAACAATCGCATCCTGCTGACCGCCGGCAAAATCGACTTCTTCATGACCGCGAACACGCTGCAATCGTTCGATGCGGTTACCAACAACGTACCGGTGGTCGCGGTCGCTGCCATCTTCCAGAAGGATCCGCAGGTTTTCCTGACCCACCCGGAAACCAAATTCACCAAGCTCGAAGATCTCAAGCCGCTCACGCTATTCGTGTCCAAGGAAGGCGTCGCGAGCTACTTCCAGTGGCTGAAATCCGAATACGGCTTCAGCGAGAGCAAGGTGAAACCCTACACCTTTAATTCGCAGCCCTTCATCGTGAACAAGCAGAGCGCGATGCAGGGCTATGTCACCTCCGAGCCCTATGCCGTCGAGAAGGCGGCCGGCTTCAAGCCGGGCGTGATCCTGCTCGCCGATCACGGCTTCAACGCCTATTCGACCCTGATCGAGACCCGCCGCGAGATCGTCGACAAGAAGCCCGACCTCGTGCAGCGCTTCGTCGATGCTTCCGCGATCGGCTGGTACAATTATCTCTACGGCGACAATTCGGCCGGCAATGCGATGATCAAGAAGATGAACCCGGAAATGACCGACGAATTGCTCGGCTATTCCGTCACCAAGATGAAGGAATACGGCATCGTCGATTCCGGCGATACCTTGCGCGACGGCATCGGCGCCATGACCGACGCGCGGGTGGCGAACTTCTTCGACAAGATGGTGCGGGCCGGCGTGGTTCGCCGCGATATCGATTACCGCCAGGCCTACACGTTGCGCTTCGTCAACAAGGGCGTCGGTGTCGATCTGCGGCCGAAGAACTGA
- a CDS encoding ABC transporter ATP-binding protein — protein MAEPALSEKDIDAAGLAVRLRAVTKIYDNGVTALGPLDLDVTKGEFVSLLGPSGCGKSTALRLIAGLSAPSAGTVNVSHRASRADGRHPIGFVFQEPTLMPWASVRENVRLPLKLSHAPAAEADSRIEAALAQVGLAEFSDAYPRELSGGMKMRVSLARALVTDPDILLLDEPFAALDEITRFRLNNDLLDLWRKLHKTIIFVTHSVFESVYLSQRVTVMTARPGRLASEFRIATVEPRGEEFRTSAEYAGYCREVSSALAPSYSGQPSA, from the coding sequence ATGGCCGAGCCCGCTTTGTCCGAGAAGGATATCGATGCGGCCGGCCTTGCCGTGCGTCTGCGCGCCGTTACCAAGATCTATGACAATGGCGTGACCGCGCTCGGGCCGCTCGATCTCGATGTCACAAAAGGCGAATTCGTCTCGTTGCTCGGGCCTTCCGGCTGCGGAAAATCGACCGCGCTGCGGCTGATCGCGGGGCTCAGCGCGCCGAGCGCAGGCACGGTGAATGTTTCCCATCGCGCCAGCCGGGCGGACGGGCGGCATCCCATCGGTTTCGTGTTTCAAGAGCCGACGCTGATGCCGTGGGCAAGCGTGCGCGAAAACGTTCGCCTGCCGCTGAAACTTTCGCATGCGCCGGCGGCTGAGGCCGACAGCCGCATCGAGGCGGCGCTGGCGCAGGTCGGTCTTGCCGAATTTTCCGATGCCTATCCCCGTGAACTGTCCGGCGGCATGAAGATGCGGGTCTCGCTGGCGCGTGCGCTCGTCACCGATCCGGATATTCTGCTGCTGGACGAGCCGTTCGCGGCGCTCGACGAGATCACGCGCTTCCGGCTCAACAACGATCTGCTTGATCTGTGGCGCAAGCTGCACAAGACCATCATCTTCGTCACCCATTCGGTGTTCGAGTCGGTCTATCTGTCGCAGCGGGTGACCGTGATGACGGCGCGGCCGGGCCGCCTGGCAAGCGAGTTTCGCATCGCCACCGTGGAGCCGCGCGGGGAGGAGTTCCGCACCTCGGCCGAATATGCCGGCTATTGCCGCGAAGTCTCCAGCGCGCTCGCGCCTTCATATTCCGGGCAGCCCAGCGCATGA
- a CDS encoding FMN-binding glutamate synthase family protein has protein sequence METLLLPFSPRYIILTICAVVTALLIGIGIFDHNIKVWELLLLPIVIFGALTLLGIRDLLQKNHAVLRNYPISAHIRFLLEEIRPEIRQYFFESEKDGMPFSRDTRALVYQRAKMVLDKRPFGTQEDVYRDGYEWMHHSMAPKARAVEQFRVTIGGPDCTKPYSASVFNISAMSFGALSPHAVRALNAGAKKGRFAHDTGEGGVSPYHREHGGDIIWEIGSGYFGCRNRDGSFNPEEFARVASDDQIKMVELKVSQGAKPGHGGVLPAAKVSEEISKIRGVAMGEDCISPATHSAFSTPLEMMAFIGEMRRLSGGKPAGFKLCVGHPWEFLAICKAMLQTGIYPDFIVVDGNEGGTGAAPLEFMDHLGMPMREGVNFVHNALIGINARDRVKIGAAGKIATAFDMARAMAIGADWCNSARGFMFALGCIQSLSCHTDRCPTGVSTQDPLRARALVVPLKIERVYSYHHATLHALSELIAAAGLEHPQQLRPIHFTQRSSTNDTLSFAKLYPSLRPGELIEGTNDPRFRDAWAMARADSFQPVG, from the coding sequence ATGGAAACACTGCTGCTGCCGTTCTCGCCACGCTACATCATTCTGACGATCTGCGCCGTCGTCACCGCCTTGCTGATCGGCATCGGGATTTTCGACCATAACATCAAGGTGTGGGAGCTGTTGCTGCTCCCGATCGTGATTTTTGGCGCGCTCACGCTGCTCGGCATTCGCGATCTCCTGCAAAAGAACCACGCGGTTTTACGCAACTATCCGATCTCGGCGCATATCCGCTTCTTGCTCGAGGAAATTCGGCCGGAGATACGGCAGTACTTCTTCGAGAGCGAGAAGGATGGTATGCCGTTTTCCCGCGACACCCGCGCCTTGGTCTATCAGCGCGCCAAGATGGTGCTCGACAAGCGGCCGTTCGGCACCCAGGAGGACGTCTACCGCGACGGTTATGAATGGATGCACCATTCGATGGCGCCGAAAGCTCGTGCCGTCGAGCAATTTCGCGTCACCATCGGTGGTCCGGATTGCACCAAGCCATACTCGGCCTCGGTCTTCAACATCTCCGCGATGAGTTTTGGAGCGCTCAGCCCCCACGCCGTGCGGGCGCTGAATGCGGGTGCGAAGAAGGGCCGCTTTGCGCATGACACAGGCGAGGGCGGCGTCAGTCCTTATCACCGCGAACATGGCGGTGACATCATCTGGGAAATCGGCTCGGGTTATTTCGGCTGCCGCAACCGCGACGGCTCGTTCAACCCGGAGGAATTTGCCCGCGTCGCCAGCGACGATCAGATCAAGATGGTCGAACTGAAGGTCAGCCAGGGCGCCAAGCCCGGACATGGCGGGGTCCTTCCGGCGGCCAAAGTCTCTGAAGAGATCTCCAAAATTCGCGGTGTCGCCATGGGCGAGGATTGCATTTCGCCGGCCACGCACAGCGCGTTCTCGACGCCGCTGGAAATGATGGCCTTCATCGGCGAGATGCGACGATTATCCGGCGGCAAGCCCGCCGGGTTCAAGCTGTGCGTCGGTCATCCCTGGGAATTCCTGGCAATCTGCAAGGCGATGCTGCAGACCGGGATATATCCTGATTTCATCGTCGTCGACGGCAATGAAGGCGGCACCGGCGCTGCGCCGCTGGAATTCATGGACCATCTGGGCATGCCGATGCGGGAGGGCGTCAATTTCGTCCATAATGCACTGATCGGCATCAATGCGCGCGACCGCGTCAAGATCGGCGCCGCTGGCAAGATCGCGACCGCCTTCGACATGGCGCGCGCGATGGCGATCGGCGCCGACTGGTGCAATTCTGCGCGCGGGTTCATGTTCGCTCTCGGCTGCATCCAGTCGCTGAGCTGCCATACCGATCGATGCCCGACGGGCGTGAGCACCCAGGATCCGCTCCGCGCCCGCGCGCTGGTGGTGCCGCTCAAGATCGAGCGGGTCTACAGCTATCATCACGCCACCCTGCACGCCCTATCCGAGCTTATCGCCGCAGCCGGCCTCGAACATCCGCAGCAATTACGGCCGATCCACTTCACGCAGCGATCCTCCACGAACGACACATTGTCATTCGCGAAACTCTATCCGTCGCTGCGGCCGGGCGAGCTGATCGAAGGCACCAACGATCCGCGCTTCCGCGACGCCTGGGCGATGGCACGCGCGGATTCTTTCCAGCCGGTGGGGTGA
- a CDS encoding ABC transporter permease has translation MSAFQNIGRMLLPIAVLAAGLGFWELVVRVNDIQPYVLPSPYVVFWTLVGDWQVLSESLGVTLLTTLEGFVAAAVGGVALALLFNQSKWLEYSLFPYAVILQVTPVIAIAPLLLIYLPQQTAVIVCAWIVGFFPVLSNTTLGLNSVDRNLAGLFQLYGASRLQTLRYLKLPAALPYILGGLRIAGGLSLIGAVVAEIAAGTAGAGSGLAFRIAESGYRLNIPRMFAALLLLSVAGIVIYGLLALVSHLVLRRWHESALGKEN, from the coding sequence ATGAGCGCCTTCCAGAATATCGGCCGGATGCTGCTGCCCATCGCCGTGCTCGCCGCGGGCCTGGGCTTTTGGGAACTTGTGGTACGCGTCAACGACATCCAGCCTTATGTGCTGCCGAGCCCTTATGTCGTGTTTTGGACGCTGGTCGGCGACTGGCAGGTGCTGTCGGAATCGCTCGGCGTCACCCTGCTCACCACGCTGGAAGGTTTTGTCGCCGCCGCCGTCGGCGGCGTCGCGCTGGCGCTGTTGTTCAATCAATCGAAATGGCTGGAATATTCGCTGTTTCCCTATGCCGTGATTCTGCAGGTCACGCCCGTCATCGCAATTGCGCCGTTATTGCTGATCTATCTGCCGCAGCAAACGGCAGTGATCGTCTGCGCCTGGATCGTCGGTTTCTTTCCGGTCCTGTCCAACACCACGCTTGGGCTGAATTCGGTGGACCGCAATCTGGCCGGGCTGTTTCAACTCTACGGCGCGTCGCGGCTGCAGACGCTGCGGTACCTGAAATTGCCGGCGGCTCTGCCGTATATTCTCGGCGGCTTGCGGATCGCGGGTGGCCTGTCGCTGATCGGCGCCGTGGTCGCCGAAATCGCGGCGGGCACCGCGGGCGCCGGCTCCGGGCTGGCCTTCCGGATCGCCGAATCCGGTTATCGCCTCAACATTCCCCGAATGTTCGCGGCGTTGCTGTTGCTGTCGGTCGCCGGGATTGTCATCTATGGGCTGCTGGCGCTAGTTTCGCATCTGGTATTACGGCGCTGGCATGAGAGCGCGCTTGGAAAGGAAAATTGA
- a CDS encoding carbohydrate porin, with the protein MNRNRRSLEHALAGVAFGALALGSQAMAADMPLKAPHLRPAFDWSGFYLGGHVGYGGGSFGPGTNPLPLQGVFFPHSITGLIGGYQAGYNFQLPNNLVLGAEADVSFLSTLDRPRLDHPRLAPAPFNTSFDYIATVRGRVGYAFGTLLPYVTGGVAWARTRVDVNDVDGSLLSERGHAPLGWTAGIGIEYAADAKWSAKVEYGYIDLGARTYGLADVSLPDVAIDPKVHTVKLGLNYRIWDGPGSATSGDYVIKPPTPPASRDWNVHAQTTLISQGYPSFRSPYQGSNSLPGAGRVRETWTVGAFLGWRLWDGGEFYFGPELAQGFGIGGTLGLAGFSNGEAQKGGAEYPRFRAQRYFFRQTFGLGGEQEEVADAANQLPGKRDIDRVTVTVGRFAVGDFFDGNSYAKDPRVDFMNWSMWASAAYDFPADLPGFTRGAVVELNRKDWAVRAGLFQVPSAPNSDVLTFKTGGAVVEFEERHTVFDQPGKLRLGIFANRGNTGNYRNALAISAADPALDINNVMSDIQRQNFKYGFYVNAEQQLMKDVGLFARASWNDGRNQILSFTDIDRSVAAGLSVKGSYWGRPSDTFGLGGAINGLSGGHRDFLAAGGLGLLIGDGRLNYSNERILETYYAYAIDKNFTLTADYQLITNPAYNADRGPVHVFSGRFHGEF; encoded by the coding sequence GTGAACCGCAACCGCCGATCCCTGGAACATGCGCTGGCTGGCGTCGCGTTCGGCGCGCTGGCGCTCGGCAGCCAGGCGATGGCAGCCGACATGCCGCTCAAGGCGCCGCATCTTCGTCCGGCGTTCGACTGGAGCGGCTTCTATCTCGGCGGCCATGTCGGCTACGGCGGCGGCAGCTTCGGTCCCGGTACCAATCCGCTGCCGCTGCAAGGCGTGTTCTTTCCCCACAGCATCACGGGTCTGATCGGCGGCTATCAGGCGGGTTACAATTTTCAGCTCCCGAACAATCTGGTGTTGGGCGCCGAGGCCGATGTTTCGTTCCTGAGCACGCTTGATCGTCCAAGGCTTGATCATCCAAGGCTTGCGCCGGCCCCTTTCAACACCAGCTTCGACTACATTGCCACGGTCCGGGGACGCGTCGGATACGCATTCGGAACGCTGCTGCCCTATGTGACCGGCGGCGTCGCCTGGGCCCGAACCCGCGTCGACGTCAATGATGTCGACGGCAGCCTGTTATCCGAGCGGGGGCACGCACCTCTTGGCTGGACCGCAGGTATTGGCATCGAATATGCCGCCGATGCCAAATGGAGCGCAAAAGTCGAATATGGCTACATCGATCTGGGAGCCCGAACCTACGGACTTGCGGATGTATCGCTGCCGGACGTCGCCATCGACCCGAAGGTCCACACCGTCAAGCTCGGATTGAACTACAGGATCTGGGACGGGCCGGGTTCCGCGACATCAGGCGATTATGTCATCAAGCCGCCCACCCCTCCCGCATCCAGGGACTGGAACGTTCACGCCCAGACGACCCTCATATCGCAGGGCTATCCGAGCTTCCGCTCGCCGTATCAAGGGTCCAATAGCTTGCCCGGCGCCGGACGCGTGCGAGAGACCTGGACGGTCGGAGCCTTCCTCGGATGGCGGTTGTGGGATGGCGGAGAGTTCTATTTTGGTCCGGAGCTTGCGCAAGGTTTTGGAATCGGCGGCACATTAGGCTTGGCAGGGTTTTCAAACGGCGAAGCGCAAAAAGGCGGCGCCGAATATCCGAGATTCCGCGCACAGCGCTATTTCTTCCGGCAGACTTTCGGGCTGGGAGGCGAACAGGAAGAGGTGGCCGATGCGGCCAATCAGTTGCCGGGCAAACGCGACATCGACCGGGTTACAGTAACGGTCGGGCGATTTGCCGTCGGCGATTTCTTTGACGGCAATTCCTACGCAAAAGATCCGCGCGTCGATTTCATGAACTGGTCAATGTGGGCGTCGGCGGCCTATGACTTTCCGGCCGACCTTCCCGGATTTACCCGCGGCGCCGTGGTCGAACTCAATCGCAAGGATTGGGCCGTGCGCGCGGGCCTGTTTCAGGTGCCCTCTGCTCCCAACAGCGATGTCCTCACCTTCAAGACCGGCGGAGCTGTTGTCGAATTCGAGGAACGTCATACCGTGTTCGACCAGCCCGGCAAACTGCGGCTCGGCATCTTCGCCAATCGCGGCAATACCGGCAACTACCGCAACGCGCTGGCGATCAGCGCCGCAGACCCGGCACTCGATATCAACAACGTCATGTCAGACATCCAGCGCCAAAATTTCAAATACGGATTTTACGTCAACGCCGAACAACAGCTCATGAAGGATGTCGGCCTGTTCGCCCGTGCGAGCTGGAACGACGGCCGGAACCAAATCCTGTCCTTTACCGACATCGACCGCAGCGTCGCGGCAGGCCTGTCGGTCAAGGGCAGCTATTGGGGACGGCCGAGCGATACATTCGGTTTGGGCGGCGCAATCAACGGACTTTCCGGCGGGCACCGCGATTTCCTGGCGGCCGGCGGCCTCGGCCTGTTGATCGGCGACGGCCGTCTCAACTACAGCAACGAACGAATCCTCGAGACCTACTACGCCTACGCGATCGACAAGAACTTCACCCTCACCGCCGATTACCAGTTGATCACCAACCCCGCCTATAACGCCGACCGCGGCCCGGTCCACGTCTTCTCCGGCCGCTTCCACGGCGAGTTCTAA
- a CDS encoding creatininase family protein codes for MASTVPPHDWTEIRWPGIASADAARWIAVLPLAATEQHGPHLPLETDVLIGEAYLARVRELLPVALPVTFLPLQPVGISTEHIDYPGTLTLPTDVALKEWMAIGESVARSGIRKLVIVTSHGGNSAAMSLVAQDLRAHHGLLVVTTSWSRFGAPDGLFSAEEIRHGIHGGAVETSIMLARYPHTVRREAIADFRPASIAMEKKFRWLSAHRPVPFAWQTQDLHESGAVGDATKASAEKGEQLLDHGARAFCELLDDVDKFDPELFLRKP; via the coding sequence ATGGCTTCAACTGTTCCGCCCCACGACTGGACCGAGATCCGCTGGCCCGGCATCGCAAGCGCCGACGCCGCGCGCTGGATCGCGGTGCTGCCGCTGGCGGCGACCGAACAGCACGGCCCGCATTTGCCGCTGGAAACCGACGTCCTGATCGGCGAGGCCTATCTGGCGCGGGTGCGCGAGCTGTTGCCTGTCGCGCTTCCCGTCACCTTTCTGCCACTGCAGCCGGTCGGCATTTCCACCGAACATATCGATTACCCGGGCACGCTGACGCTGCCGACCGACGTCGCGTTGAAGGAATGGATGGCAATCGGTGAAAGTGTCGCGCGATCCGGAATCCGGAAGCTCGTGATCGTGACCAGCCATGGCGGCAACAGCGCGGCGATGTCGCTGGTGGCGCAGGATCTGCGCGCGCATCACGGACTTCTCGTGGTGACCACGAGCTGGTCGCGCTTTGGTGCGCCGGATGGACTGTTTTCCGCGGAAGAAATCCGTCACGGCATCCATGGCGGCGCGGTCGAGACATCGATCATGCTGGCGCGCTATCCGCACACCGTGCGGCGAGAGGCGATCGCCGATTTTCGTCCCGCCAGCATCGCGATGGAGAAAAAATTTCGTTGGCTCTCGGCGCATCGGCCGGTGCCCTTCGCATGGCAGACGCAGGACCTGCATGAAAGCGGCGCGGTCGGCGACGCCACCAAGGCCTCCGCGGAGAAAGGCGAACAACTGCTCGATCACGGCGCGCGCGCGTTCTGTGAATTGCTCGACGATGTCGACAAATTCGATCCGGAATTGTTTCTTCGGAAACCATGA